A stretch of Triticum aestivum cultivar Chinese Spring chromosome 1D, IWGSC CS RefSeq v2.1, whole genome shotgun sequence DNA encodes these proteins:
- the LOC123181087 gene encoding mitochondrial import inner membrane translocase subunit PAM16 like 2 isoform X1, with protein MAGKLIANLIVMGSGIIGRAMLQAYRKALENANKTGVAHEAVNNIRRASKTMTEQEARQILGVTEQSTWEEIAQRYDKLFERNATSGSFYLQSKVHRAKECLENVYQKNKQDGTPT; from the exons GCCGGGAAGCTAATTGCAAACCTTATTGTCATGGGCTCTGGGATTATAGGAAGAGCTATGCTTCAGGCATACCGAAAAGCACTTGAAA ATGCAAATAAAACTGGTGTGGCCCATGAAGCAGTCAACAATATCCGTAGGGCCAGCAAGACAATGACCGAGCAAGAAGCGAGGCAGATATTGGGTGTGACTGAGCAGTCGACATGGGAAGAGATTGCACAG CGGTATGACAAGCTATTCGAGAGAAATGCAACATCTGGGAGCTTTTACCTCCAATCCAAGGTTCACCGGGCCAAGGAGTGCCTAGAAAACGTGTACCAAAAGAACAAGCAAGATGGAACTCCGACCTGA
- the LOC123181087 gene encoding mitochondrial import inner membrane translocase subunit PAM16 like 2 isoform X2, whose amino-acid sequence MGSGIIGRAMLQAYRKALENANKTGVAHEAVNNIRRASKTMTEQEARQILGVTEQSTWEEIAQRYDKLFERNATSGSFYLQSKVHRAKECLENVYQKNKQDGTPT is encoded by the exons ATGGGCTCTGGGATTATAGGAAGAGCTATGCTTCAGGCATACCGAAAAGCACTTGAAA ATGCAAATAAAACTGGTGTGGCCCATGAAGCAGTCAACAATATCCGTAGGGCCAGCAAGACAATGACCGAGCAAGAAGCGAGGCAGATATTGGGTGTGACTGAGCAGTCGACATGGGAAGAGATTGCACAG CGGTATGACAAGCTATTCGAGAGAAATGCAACATCTGGGAGCTTTTACCTCCAATCCAAGGTTCACCGGGCCAAGGAGTGCCTAGAAAACGTGTACCAAAAGAACAAGCAAGATGGAACTCCGACCTGA